The Micromonospora sp. NBC_00421 genome contains a region encoding:
- a CDS encoding bifunctional 3'-5' exonuclease/DNA polymerase: MAVAVVAGERGGGVLRPLDDAGLPVGPAEVVDDLPGAVAVREAAERPRWVWSSGAASYPALLRAGVRVERCHDVELTEALLLGHAGRWGEPRSLAAAYARQVGAAVPPDPPPRPPAPPGHGQAALFEAVPGPPAPGIDALTRVYADQLARVAATAPPGRFRLLVAAESAGALVAVEMAATGLPWRADVHDALLAELLGEPSPVGGPPRRLAELSARIAEALGVRQLHTDSPAELLRAFARVGVELPNTRAWVLRGVDHPAVPLVLEYKELYRIWTAHGWAWRDAWVRDGRFRPEYVPGGVVSGRWATRGGGALQIPKVIRRAVVADPGWRLVVADAGQLEPRVLAAVSGDARLATAGAAGDLYAALARDSFGGDRARAKLALLGAMYGQTGGAALPALAVLKRSYPTAFGYLEAAARTGEAGGLVRSWLGRTCPPGTAGLGGGDDVPSDPDVGSDPRSPRARAARSRGRFTRNFVIQATAAEWASTLLATLRGELAAVGGEPAGAGGELVFFQHDEVIVHCPAERADAVVDAIRRAGSRASTLLFGNTPVRFPLDLSTVTCYATA; this comes from the coding sequence GTGGCGGTGGCGGTGGTGGCAGGCGAGCGGGGCGGTGGAGTGCTCCGGCCGCTGGACGACGCCGGCCTACCGGTCGGGCCCGCCGAGGTGGTCGACGACCTGCCCGGGGCCGTCGCCGTCCGCGAGGCGGCCGAGCGCCCGCGCTGGGTGTGGTCGTCCGGCGCGGCGAGCTATCCGGCCCTGCTGCGCGCCGGGGTGCGGGTCGAGCGCTGCCACGACGTCGAGCTGACCGAGGCGCTGCTGCTGGGGCACGCCGGCCGGTGGGGCGAGCCGCGCTCGCTGGCTGCCGCGTACGCCCGGCAGGTCGGGGCCGCCGTCCCACCCGACCCGCCGCCCCGGCCGCCCGCGCCGCCCGGCCACGGCCAGGCCGCGCTCTTCGAGGCCGTTCCCGGCCCGCCGGCCCCCGGCATCGACGCCCTGACCCGGGTGTACGCCGACCAGCTCGCCCGGGTCGCCGCCACCGCGCCGCCGGGCCGGTTCCGGCTGCTGGTCGCGGCCGAGTCGGCCGGCGCGCTGGTCGCGGTCGAGATGGCCGCCACCGGGCTGCCCTGGCGGGCAGACGTGCACGACGCGCTCCTCGCTGAGCTGCTGGGTGAGCCGTCCCCGGTGGGTGGGCCGCCCCGGCGGCTGGCCGAGCTGTCCGCCCGGATCGCCGAGGCCCTCGGTGTCCGGCAACTGCACACCGACTCCCCGGCCGAGCTGTTGCGCGCGTTCGCCCGGGTCGGCGTGGAGCTGCCGAACACCCGGGCCTGGGTGCTGCGCGGCGTCGACCACCCGGCCGTGCCGCTGGTGCTCGAATACAAGGAGCTCTATCGGATCTGGACGGCGCACGGCTGGGCCTGGCGGGACGCCTGGGTCCGCGACGGCCGGTTCCGACCGGAGTACGTCCCCGGCGGGGTGGTCTCCGGCCGGTGGGCGACCCGGGGCGGCGGCGCGTTGCAGATCCCCAAGGTGATCCGTCGGGCGGTGGTGGCCGATCCGGGCTGGCGACTTGTGGTGGCCGACGCCGGTCAGCTGGAGCCCCGGGTGCTCGCCGCGGTCTCCGGCGACGCCCGGTTGGCCACCGCCGGTGCGGCCGGTGATCTCTATGCGGCGCTGGCCCGGGATTCCTTCGGTGGTGACCGCGCACGGGCCAAGCTCGCCCTGCTCGGCGCGATGTACGGGCAGACCGGTGGGGCGGCGCTGCCCGCCCTGGCGGTGCTCAAGCGCAGCTATCCGACCGCCTTCGGTTACCTGGAGGCGGCGGCCCGCACCGGCGAGGCGGGCGGCCTGGTCCGCTCCTGGCTCGGCCGGACCTGTCCGCCGGGGACGGCGGGTCTCGGCGGCGGCGACGACGTCCCGTCGGACCCGGACGTCGGGTCGGATCCGCGCTCGCCCCGGGCCCGGGCGGCCCGGTCCCGGGGCCGGTTCACCCGGAACTTCGTCATCCAGGCCACCGCCGCCGAGTGGGCCTCGACGCTGCTCGCCACGCTCCGGGGCGAACTGGCCGCGGTCGGCGGCGAACCGGCCGGAGCCGGCGGCGAACTGGTCTTCTTCCAGCACGACGAGGTCATCGTGCACTGTCCCGCCGAGCGCGCCGACGCGGTCGTCGACGCGATCCGCCGAGCCGGATCGCGCGCCTCGACACTGCTGTTCGGCAACACCCCGGTCCGTTTCCCCCTGGACCTCTCCACAGTCACCTGCTACGCCACCGCCTAA
- a CDS encoding nucleotidyltransferase family protein, with translation MIIAAGGGRRLGGPEALLRQGDRPLVSRMVETMTEAGCGQLVVVLGAAADEVRAAADLSPATVVVNRAWGTGVGSSIRAGLAALADERVEAVVVVPVDMPGLTPAAVRRVAALPYPDVLACATYDGLRGYPMLFGRRHWAGIATLASADVGARPYLLAHKDQIVDIACDSVADGNRVDSPELMALYGLTVPPQRVGV, from the coding sequence ATGATCATCGCGGCGGGCGGGGGACGCCGGCTGGGCGGCCCCGAGGCGTTACTGCGCCAAGGGGACCGGCCGCTTGTCAGCCGGATGGTCGAGACGATGACCGAGGCCGGTTGCGGGCAGTTGGTGGTCGTGCTGGGGGCGGCGGCCGACGAGGTCCGCGCGGCGGCCGACCTGAGCCCCGCCACGGTGGTGGTCAACCGGGCCTGGGGGACCGGGGTCGGCTCGTCGATCCGGGCCGGACTGGCCGCGTTGGCCGACGAACGGGTCGAGGCGGTGGTGGTGGTGCCGGTCGACATGCCCGGTCTCACCCCGGCGGCGGTCCGGCGGGTGGCCGCCCTGCCGTACCCGGACGTGCTGGCCTGCGCCACCTACGACGGGTTGCGCGGCTACCCGATGCTCTTCGGCCGTCGGCACTGGGCCGGCATCGCGACTCTGGCCAGCGCCGACGTCGGGGCCCGGCCGTACCTGCTGGCCCACAAGGACCAGATCGTCGACATCGCCTGCGACTCGGTCGCCGACGGCAACCGGGTGGACAGCCCGGAGCTGATGGCGCTCTACGGCCTCACCGTGCCACCCCAGCGGGTCGGCGTCTGA
- a CDS encoding metal-dependent hydrolase, which yields MMGPSHALSGAAVWLTGSWALDQFADYHQSPLALAVGTAVCAGGALFPDLDLSGKVTRNQGGATVARTFGVFSLFVAEVMEKISLGVYYATKLSRDPRRNNGHRTLTHTIPFTVLVGWGTTALCTAYGKWAVVGILFFMIGLALRGLFDKWAERAGWVIVTLVSAAAAWFTFANLPGDRGYPMIGLAVGVGCFVHILGDMITKAGVPILWPIPIKRRMWTMIGLPNSIALRTGSKAEVVVLRTALTVLSVLATVGLVAPSVLHRFNIEV from the coding sequence ATGATGGGACCGTCCCACGCGCTGTCGGGCGCGGCGGTGTGGCTGACCGGGTCGTGGGCGCTGGACCAGTTCGCCGACTACCACCAGTCTCCGCTCGCGTTGGCCGTCGGCACGGCGGTCTGCGCCGGTGGCGCGCTCTTTCCCGACCTCGACCTCTCCGGCAAGGTCACCCGCAACCAGGGCGGCGCGACGGTGGCCCGTACCTTCGGCGTCTTCTCGCTCTTCGTCGCCGAGGTGATGGAGAAGATCTCGCTCGGGGTCTACTACGCCACCAAGCTCAGCCGGGACCCGCGCCGCAACAACGGCCACCGTACGCTGACCCACACCATCCCGTTCACCGTGCTGGTCGGCTGGGGCACCACCGCGCTCTGCACCGCGTACGGCAAGTGGGCGGTGGTGGGCATCCTGTTCTTCATGATCGGGCTGGCGCTACGCGGCCTCTTCGACAAGTGGGCCGAGCGGGCCGGCTGGGTGATCGTCACGCTCGTCTCGGCCGCCGCCGCCTGGTTCACCTTCGCCAACCTGCCCGGCGACCGTGGTTATCCGATGATCGGGTTGGCGGTCGGGGTGGGCTGCTTCGTGCACATCCTCGGTGACATGATCACCAAGGCCGGGGTGCCGATCCTCTGGCCGATTCCGATCAAGCGTCGGATGTGGACGATGATCGGGCTGCCGAACAGCATCGCGCTGCGTACCGGCAGCAAGGCCGAGGTGGTGGTGTTGCGTACCGCGTTGACGGTGCTCTCGGTGCTCGCGACGGTCGGGCTGGTGGCGCCCTCGGTGCTGCATCGGTTCAACATCGAGGTCTGA
- a CDS encoding serine/threonine-protein kinase, protein MGRVWLARDEMLHRDVAVKEVVPPHWLAESERAELRLRTLREARTAARLNHPNVVRIYDVVHDGDSPWIVMEYVASRSVQQLLGDDGPLDPHRVAGIGLAVLAALRAAHAAGVLHRDVKPHNVLVADDGRVVLTDFGLATFDGGDGAMTGPGMVLGSPQFVAPERARDGVSDPRTDLWSLGATLYAAVEGQSPYARSSAMATLSALATEPPDPVRRAGPLRPVLDGLLCRDPDRRLTAAEAEPLLRAALAATSRPPGDPAPRSADPAAERGDPAPRSGGPAAERRGRTLSSGGPAAAVPAADPASGPAGAGWGGPTEGASTGDTPPLPVGVLRRRRRRTVLVAVAVAGTLLAGTGTTFALHNGGAAPSSPGGGAGDPVARPAAFPCAAPAPADATPVRSAPPPSAERFGLVPGWTWYEDPAGFRIAAPAGWLRYTEGTVTCLREPDGPRVLSVAPGDAPAEPVAHWRAEERRLTDDGRLAGYRRVEISALDMFRGGALWECEWTGAAGTRLHTARLLVRVTPQRAYTVSWLTDQFDWQVNATYFLMIRQSFRPAV, encoded by the coding sequence ATGGGTCGGGTCTGGTTGGCCCGCGACGAGATGTTGCACCGGGACGTCGCCGTCAAGGAGGTCGTCCCACCCCACTGGCTCGCCGAGTCCGAGCGGGCCGAACTCCGGCTGCGGACGCTGCGTGAGGCGCGTACCGCGGCCCGGCTCAACCACCCCAACGTGGTACGCATCTACGACGTGGTGCACGACGGGGACAGCCCCTGGATCGTGATGGAGTACGTCGCGTCCCGGTCGGTGCAGCAACTGCTGGGCGACGACGGCCCGCTGGACCCGCACCGGGTGGCCGGCATCGGTCTGGCGGTGTTGGCCGCCCTGCGCGCCGCGCACGCCGCCGGGGTGCTGCACCGGGACGTGAAGCCGCACAACGTGCTCGTCGCCGACGACGGGCGGGTGGTGCTCACCGACTTCGGGCTGGCCACCTTCGACGGCGGTGACGGGGCGATGACCGGTCCGGGCATGGTGCTCGGCTCGCCGCAGTTCGTCGCCCCCGAGCGGGCCCGCGACGGGGTGTCCGACCCGCGTACCGACCTGTGGTCGCTGGGGGCCACGCTCTACGCGGCGGTGGAGGGGCAGTCGCCGTACGCCCGGTCGAGCGCGATGGCGACGCTGAGCGCCCTGGCCACCGAGCCGCCCGACCCGGTGCGCCGGGCCGGCCCGCTGCGTCCGGTGCTGGACGGTCTGCTGTGCCGCGACCCCGACCGACGGCTCACCGCCGCCGAGGCGGAGCCGCTGCTGCGGGCGGCGCTCGCCGCGACGTCCCGACCGCCGGGCGACCCGGCACCTCGGTCGGCCGACCCGGCAGCGGAGCGGGGCGACCCGGCACCGCGATCGGGTGGCCCCGCAGCGGAGCGGCGCGGCCGGACGCTGTCATCGGGCGGCCCCGCCGCCGCTGTCCCGGCGGCCGACCCGGCCTCCGGGCCGGCCGGCGCGGGGTGGGGCGGGCCGACGGAGGGCGCGTCCACCGGGGACACCCCGCCGCTGCCGGTCGGAGTGCTCCGCCGTCGTCGTCGCCGCACCGTCCTGGTCGCGGTGGCCGTGGCGGGCACGCTGCTGGCCGGGACCGGGACGACGTTCGCCCTGCACAACGGCGGCGCCGCGCCGTCCTCGCCGGGTGGCGGTGCCGGCGACCCGGTGGCCCGGCCGGCGGCCTTCCCGTGTGCCGCGCCCGCACCGGCGGACGCCACCCCGGTCCGGTCCGCGCCGCCGCCGTCGGCCGAGCGGTTCGGCCTGGTCCCCGGCTGGACCTGGTACGAGGACCCGGCCGGATTCCGGATCGCCGCGCCGGCCGGTTGGCTGCGCTACACCGAGGGCACGGTGACCTGCCTGCGTGAGCCGGACGGCCCCCGGGTGTTGAGCGTCGCCCCGGGTGACGCGCCGGCCGAGCCGGTCGCCCACTGGCGGGCCGAGGAGCGCCGGCTCACCGACGACGGACGGCTCGCCGGTTACCGCCGGGTGGAGATCTCCGCGTTGGACATGTTCCGCGGCGGCGCGCTGTGGGAGTGCGAGTGGACCGGCGCGGCCGGCACCCGGCTGCACACCGCCCGGTTGCTGGTACGGGTCACCCCGCAGCGGGCCTACACCGTCTCATGGCTGACAGACCAGTTCGACTGGCAGGTCAACGCGACATACTTCCTGATGATCCGGCAGAGTTTCCGCCCCGCCGTCTGA
- a CDS encoding serine/threonine-protein kinase: MQQVVIAGRYRLLDLVGRGGMGRVWLARDEVLHREVAVKEVVPPAWLADDERDELRLRTLREARTAARLNHPNVVRVYDVVQIEERPWIVMEYVPSQSLQTVLDTAGPVDPVRAADIGLALLAALRAAHSAGVLHRDVKPQNVLVADDGRVMLTDFGLATFDGGDGLMTRPGMVLGSPQFVAPERAAEGVSSVEADLWSLGATLHAAVEGRSPYARSTAMATLAALATSPPDPAPHAGPLRPVLEGLLLRDPRQRIGHDEASRRLEMVTRPVPRSEPPTVVLPVARPAGVAPPPHWPGPDGEPAERPTGRPTERPTERPPRSRAEIDAERVWGPPGRRVSGDATQQPATSPPPASAGADGPEPASSDPGRAGTVDAAPGSPAVVASGTAAAGPGGPAPGPGDPGGRAPALVDPAGRVPGAGSPGGPGSGLGGPGMGGPGMGGPGMGGPGMGGPAGRGPGRAGAGAGSRRATGTGRVAGLVTRLTRGARGWLLAGVTLAVGATVGIGTTFAISDDDHRAAPAATDGSTSVTPSTRPYGPPGPGPGRTGPPPPGGPDVAPPPLPCLRPDPVGTKVTGRPATVDDGFRPPSGWTWYDGAGYRIAVPVGWLRTQEGQVACFRDPGSRRTLSVEPRAGGGGALDRLRAEERTQLDFGALPGYDKIKLAAFDGDGAQWECRWDTPFGGREHAVRLIPGRDLARYLLSWSAADEDWDDSADELVVVRESFRGRSTEVTSPT, from the coding sequence GTGCAGCAGGTAGTGATCGCCGGTCGGTACCGCCTGTTGGACTTGGTGGGCCGGGGTGGCATGGGCCGGGTCTGGCTGGCCCGCGACGAGGTGTTGCACCGCGAGGTGGCGGTCAAGGAGGTGGTGCCCCCTGCCTGGCTGGCCGACGACGAACGCGACGAGCTGCGGCTGCGGACGCTGCGCGAGGCGCGCACCGCGGCCCGGCTCAACCACCCCAACGTGGTCCGGGTCTACGACGTGGTGCAGATCGAGGAACGACCGTGGATCGTGATGGAGTACGTCCCGTCGCAGTCCCTGCAGACGGTGCTGGACACCGCCGGCCCGGTCGATCCGGTCCGCGCCGCCGACATCGGGCTGGCGCTGCTGGCCGCGCTGCGCGCCGCGCACTCCGCCGGGGTGCTGCACCGCGACGTCAAGCCGCAGAACGTCCTGGTCGCCGACGACGGACGGGTGATGCTCACCGACTTCGGGCTGGCCACCTTCGACGGCGGTGACGGGCTGATGACCCGCCCCGGCATGGTGCTCGGCTCACCGCAGTTCGTCGCCCCGGAACGCGCCGCCGAGGGGGTGTCCAGCGTGGAGGCGGACCTGTGGTCGCTCGGGGCCACCCTGCACGCCGCCGTGGAGGGCCGCTCGCCGTACGCCCGGAGCACCGCGATGGCCACCCTGGCCGCCCTGGCCACCTCGCCGCCGGATCCGGCACCGCATGCCGGGCCGCTGCGTCCGGTGCTGGAGGGGCTGCTGCTGCGCGACCCCCGGCAGCGGATCGGTCACGACGAGGCGAGCCGCCGGCTGGAGATGGTGACCCGACCGGTGCCCCGCTCGGAACCCCCCACGGTGGTGCTGCCGGTCGCCCGTCCGGCGGGCGTCGCCCCGCCGCCGCACTGGCCGGGGCCGGACGGTGAGCCGGCAGAGCGGCCGACGGGCCGGCCGACGGAACGGCCGACGGAACGGCCGCCGAGGAGCCGCGCGGAGATCGACGCCGAGCGGGTCTGGGGACCGCCCGGCCGCCGGGTGTCCGGCGACGCGACGCAGCAGCCCGCCACGTCCCCTCCCCCGGCGTCGGCCGGTGCCGACGGACCGGAGCCGGCGAGCTCGGACCCCGGCCGTGCCGGGACGGTCGACGCGGCACCGGGCAGCCCCGCGGTGGTCGCCTCCGGCACCGCCGCTGCGGGGCCGGGCGGACCTGCCCCGGGGCCCGGCGACCCGGGAGGCCGTGCCCCGGCGCTGGTCGACCCGGCAGGACGCGTCCCCGGCGCGGGCAGCCCTGGCGGACCCGGTTCGGGCCTGGGCGGGCCGGGGATGGGCGGGCCGGGGATGGGCGGGCCGGGGATGGGCGGGCCGGGGATGGGCGGGCCGGCAGGACGCGGCCCGGGGCGGGCCGGCGCGGGCGCGGGTTCCCGACGGGCGACCGGGACGGGCCGGGTGGCCGGGCTGGTCACCCGGCTGACCAGGGGCGCCCGGGGATGGCTGCTGGCCGGGGTGACGTTGGCGGTGGGGGCGACAGTCGGGATCGGCACCACCTTCGCGATCAGCGACGACGACCACCGGGCCGCGCCGGCCGCCACCGACGGCTCGACCAGCGTCACACCCTCGACCCGCCCGTACGGCCCACCGGGCCCCGGACCGGGCCGGACGGGACCGCCGCCGCCCGGCGGACCGGACGTCGCCCCGCCACCCCTGCCGTGTCTGCGCCCCGACCCGGTCGGCACGAAGGTCACCGGCCGACCGGCGACCGTGGACGACGGGTTCCGGCCCCCCTCCGGCTGGACCTGGTACGACGGTGCCGGCTACCGGATCGCCGTCCCGGTCGGCTGGCTGCGTACCCAGGAGGGGCAGGTGGCCTGCTTCCGCGACCCGGGCAGCCGCCGGACGCTCAGTGTGGAACCACGGGCCGGCGGTGGCGGCGCGCTGGACCGGTTGCGGGCCGAGGAGCGCACGCAGCTCGACTTCGGCGCCCTGCCCGGGTACGACAAGATCAAGCTGGCGGCGTTCGACGGCGACGGTGCCCAGTGGGAGTGCCGGTGGGACACCCCGTTCGGCGGCCGGGAGCACGCGGTCCGGCTGATCCCCGGTCGTGACCTGGCCAGATACCTGCTGAGTTGGTCCGCTGCGGACGAGGACTGGGACGACTCGGCCGACGAATTGGTGGTGGTCCGGGAGAGCTTCCGGGGCCGGTCGACCGAGGTCACCTCGCCCACCTGA
- a CDS encoding glycosyltransferase family 4 protein yields the protein MSPDADVIDIHPARHQRVLMLSWEYPPVLVGGLGRHVHALATALAAAGHEVTVVTRHADGSPLEEYAEGVRILRAPEDPVAFPLATGSLLAWTMAFNHTLTRTALRAADTADYDVIHAHDWLVGHTAVTLAEHLDLPLVTTIHATEAGRHQGWLPGELNRTIHGVEHWISNASARVIACSGYMAAQVSRLFDVPAGRVDVVPNGVDERAWRARPRAVASARARFAGDGPLVGYAGRLVYEKGVQHLVDAVPYLRDRHPGLRVVIAGDGPYKDELVDRVQRLHVTDSVRFAGFLDSGQLPAMLAATDATVVPSLYEPFGMIALEAAAAGAPLAVADTGGLAEIVEPGVTGVTFPHSDPDALAGAVGRLVGDEVFARRVARRARTMVGERYGWAAIAARTAGSYAAARREHGGFQARRAATLLAGGRQRITIPDGNLLALDGAAC from the coding sequence ATGTCACCTGACGCCGACGTGATCGACATCCACCCCGCCCGGCACCAGCGGGTGCTGATGCTCTCCTGGGAGTACCCGCCGGTGCTCGTCGGTGGCCTCGGCCGGCACGTGCACGCCCTGGCGACGGCCCTGGCCGCCGCCGGGCACGAGGTCACCGTGGTCACCCGGCACGCCGACGGGTCACCGCTGGAGGAGTACGCCGAGGGGGTCCGCATCCTGCGCGCCCCCGAGGACCCGGTGGCGTTCCCGCTGGCCACCGGCTCCCTGCTGGCCTGGACGATGGCGTTCAACCACACCCTGACCCGGACCGCCCTGCGGGCCGCCGACACCGCCGACTACGACGTGATCCACGCGCACGACTGGCTGGTCGGGCACACCGCCGTGACCCTGGCCGAGCACCTGGACCTGCCGCTGGTCACCACCATCCACGCCACCGAGGCCGGTCGGCACCAGGGTTGGCTGCCCGGGGAGCTCAACCGCACCATCCACGGTGTCGAACACTGGATCAGCAACGCCTCGGCCCGGGTGATCGCCTGCTCCGGTTACATGGCCGCCCAGGTGAGCCGGCTGTTCGACGTACCGGCCGGTCGGGTCGACGTGGTGCCCAACGGGGTGGACGAGCGGGCCTGGCGGGCCCGTCCGCGGGCGGTCGCCTCGGCCCGGGCCCGGTTCGCCGGGGACGGTCCGCTTGTCGGTTACGCCGGGCGGCTGGTCTACGAGAAGGGCGTCCAGCACCTGGTGGACGCCGTGCCGTACCTGCGTGACCGGCACCCGGGGCTGCGGGTGGTGATCGCCGGCGACGGCCCGTACAAGGACGAACTCGTCGACCGGGTGCAGCGGCTGCACGTCACCGACAGCGTCCGGTTCGCCGGTTTCCTGGACTCCGGGCAGCTCCCGGCGATGCTCGCCGCCACCGACGCGACAGTCGTGCCGAGCCTCTACGAACCGTTCGGCATGATCGCCCTGGAGGCGGCGGCGGCCGGTGCGCCACTGGCCGTGGCGGACACCGGCGGGCTGGCCGAGATCGTCGAGCCGGGCGTCACCGGGGTGACCTTCCCGCACAGCGACCCGGACGCGCTCGCCGGTGCGGTCGGCCGACTGGTCGGCGACGAGGTCTTCGCCCGCCGGGTGGCCCGCCGGGCCCGCACCATGGTCGGCGAACGGTACGGCTGGGCGGCCATCGCCGCGCGTACCGCCGGCAGCTATGCCGCCGCCCGCCGCGAACACGGCGGCTTCCAGGCCCGTCGGGCGGCGACGCTGCTGGCCGGCGGTCGACAGCGGATCACCATCCCGGACGGCAACCTGCTGGCACTGGACGGCGCCGCATGTTGA
- a CDS encoding amylo-alpha-1,6-glucosidase — protein sequence MIEFGFGPGVCGELAAGTTREWLVTDGLGGYAMGTVSGLRTRRYHGLLVVAGETPAARRVGLVSLDPAVVLPSGARIRLGAHEWSSGVVDPRGFEFLERFDLVDGLPRWRWRIGDVVIERELAMTYGRPAVAVVHRLVAGGPVRLDLSAACTWRDAHGERRADGPTPRVEPADGGAVVEGAYRLAGPDWTPAGQWWLGVHHREEAARGLHPDEDLWCAGRFSGALDRPGDTVSVLAWAGDLAEEPPPATQVVAAARRRHRAVVTAAKPADAVDATLALAADAFVVRTATGPDVVAGYPWFGAWSRDTMTSYEGLFLCTGRADEGRELLRSYAATLSEGMLANTADTGRVEYNTVDATLWFLHAVSRHVTVTGDTDLGDELLPALHGVVQAHLAGTRYGIAVDPADGLITQGGTPGTALTWMDARVYGVPVTPRTGKPVEVNALWINGLAGLAELTELAGQDPAELWRLHHRARDAFGKRFPTPAGWLHDVVDAPAPAYPLGGAAHHDDDLLRPNQLLAWSLPYAPLEPDPVALRRVAAGLFTPLGPRSLAPDAPEFAPRHRGGPADRDGAYHQGTVWPWLVGPFVEAYRKAGLPTDDLLAGLVGHLGEYGLGSVSETADGSAPHAATGCPFQAWSVAELLRVRRAG from the coding sequence TTGATCGAGTTCGGTTTCGGCCCGGGGGTCTGCGGCGAACTGGCCGCTGGGACGACCCGGGAATGGCTGGTCACCGACGGTCTCGGCGGGTACGCCATGGGCACCGTGAGCGGGTTGCGGACCCGCCGTTACCACGGTCTGCTGGTGGTGGCCGGGGAGACTCCGGCGGCCCGCCGGGTGGGACTGGTCAGCCTGGACCCGGCGGTGGTCCTGCCGTCCGGGGCCCGGATCCGGCTCGGCGCGCACGAGTGGTCCTCGGGCGTGGTCGACCCGCGCGGCTTCGAGTTCCTGGAACGCTTCGACCTGGTCGACGGGCTGCCCCGCTGGCGGTGGCGGATCGGCGACGTGGTCATCGAGCGGGAACTGGCCATGACGTACGGCCGGCCCGCCGTGGCGGTGGTGCACCGGCTGGTGGCCGGCGGCCCGGTCCGGCTGGACCTGTCGGCCGCCTGCACCTGGCGCGACGCGCACGGCGAGCGGCGGGCCGACGGCCCGACGCCCCGGGTGGAGCCGGCCGACGGCGGCGCGGTCGTCGAGGGCGCGTACCGCCTGGCCGGCCCGGACTGGACGCCCGCCGGGCAGTGGTGGCTGGGCGTGCATCACCGCGAGGAGGCCGCCCGGGGGCTGCACCCCGACGAGGACCTCTGGTGCGCGGGGCGGTTCTCCGGCGCGCTGGACCGCCCCGGGGACACCGTCTCCGTGCTGGCCTGGGCCGGTGACCTGGCCGAGGAGCCACCGCCGGCGACGCAGGTGGTGGCGGCGGCCCGGCGACGGCACCGGGCGGTGGTGACGGCGGCGAAGCCGGCCGACGCGGTGGACGCGACCCTGGCGCTGGCCGCCGACGCGTTCGTGGTGCGCACCGCCACCGGGCCGGACGTGGTCGCCGGCTATCCGTGGTTCGGGGCCTGGTCGCGGGACACCATGACCTCCTACGAGGGGTTGTTCCTGTGCACCGGGCGGGCCGACGAGGGGCGGGAGCTGCTGCGGTCGTACGCGGCGACGCTGTCGGAGGGGATGCTGGCGAACACCGCAGACACCGGTCGGGTGGAGTACAACACGGTCGACGCGACGCTGTGGTTCCTGCACGCGGTGAGCCGACACGTCACCGTCACCGGCGACACCGACCTGGGTGACGAGCTGCTGCCGGCGCTGCACGGGGTGGTGCAGGCGCACCTGGCCGGCACCCGGTACGGCATCGCGGTCGACCCGGCCGACGGGCTGATCACCCAGGGCGGCACCCCGGGCACCGCGCTGACCTGGATGGACGCCCGCGTGTACGGGGTGCCGGTGACCCCGCGTACCGGCAAGCCGGTCGAGGTCAACGCGTTGTGGATCAACGGGTTGGCCGGGTTGGCCGAGCTGACCGAGCTGGCCGGTCAGGACCCGGCCGAGCTGTGGCGGCTGCACCACCGGGCCCGGGACGCGTTCGGCAAGCGGTTCCCCACCCCGGCCGGCTGGCTGCACGACGTGGTGGACGCGCCCGCCCCGGCGTACCCGCTGGGTGGGGCGGCGCACCACGACGACGACCTGCTCCGCCCCAACCAACTGCTCGCCTGGTCGCTGCCGTACGCCCCGCTGGAGCCGGACCCGGTGGCGCTGCGCCGGGTGGCCGCCGGGCTGTTCACCCCGCTGGGCCCGCGCAGTCTCGCCCCCGACGCGCCGGAGTTCGCACCCCGGCACCGGGGCGGCCCGGCGGACCGGGACGGCGCCTACCACCAGGGGACGGTCTGGCCGTGGCTGGTCGGCCCGTTCGTCGAGGCATACCGGAAGGCCGGACTGCCCACCGACGACCTGCTGGCCGGGCTCGTCGGCCACCTGGGCGAGTACGGCCTGGGGTCGGTGAGCGAGACGGCCGACGGCAGTGCCCCGCACGCCGCCACCGGCTGCCCGTTCCAGGCCTGGTCGGTGGCCGAGTTGCTGCGGGTCAGGCGGGCCGGCTAG